The DNA sequence TCCAATAATATATTTCCATTTTTTAAAATAGTATCAAAATAAATATCCATAATATTAAAATATTTATTTAAATACGCTGTTTCACAAGAATTTATATACAATCCCAATGTTAATTCATAACTGTTTTCCCAATCTTCTTTTTCTAAATAATTTACCCCTTTTTTAAAATAATTATATGCACTGAAATAGGCAGCAGATCTTTTAGCAATTATTCCACTTTTAAAATTCATTTCTGCTAACCAAACTCTTTTTTCACTATATTCTCTTTCATTAAAAGATTCTTTTGCTATATTAAAATGTTCTGTAATATTAAAAATATTTTTATTCTTATACTCTTCAGAAGAATTTTCTTGCATCATTTCTCCAATTCTTCTATGTAATAATTGTAACTCTTTTTTTGAAATTATATCATATACCGCTCGAAATATTTCATCATGTACAAATTTAAAATTTACATATCCATCTTTTTCATAACTTAAAGATTCATAAAAATTTGATACTGGAACTATAATCTCAGCTTTTATTGCTCCCCATAAATCTTCTCTTATCTCTTTTAGTGGTTTTTTCATTATTTTAGATACAATATTTATATCAAATTCATTTCCAATGCAAACACCATATTTTAATATCTCTTTTGTATTTTCTGACAGTATATATATTTTACTTTTTAAAATTTCACTTAAATTCTCTTTTAAATTTGATATTTTTTCTAAATCAAACTTCCAATTTCCATTTTTCAAATTAAATTTTAATAAATTAGAATTATATAGAAACTCTAATAAATGTTTTAAATTAAAAGGATTCCCTAAAGTTTTTTCATAACATATTTTTTCTAAATCACTTATATCTTTTTCTTTTTCAAAATTTTTAAAAGAATCTCTAATAAATTTCTTAATGTTTTTTTCTGATAACGCCGTTAAATATAATTCTTTAAAATTCCTATTTTCTTTCTTTAATTCCTCCATTAACAAACTCAAAGAGTGAGTTGGAGACACTTCATTATTTCTATAAGTTCCAATAAAACATAAATATTTTACTGATTTATCATTAATTAAAAATTTTATTAAACTTAGCGACTCTAAATCTGCCCATTGTAAATCATCAATAAAAATAATAAGCGGATTAGATTGAATAGCCCATATTTTTATAAATTTAACAAAAGTAGATTTTAATCTATTTCGAGATTCTGTAGGAGACAGTTCTTTCATTTCTGGCAAATCTCCTATTAACAATTTTAGTTCTGGAATTATATCTATTATCGCTCTTGCCCCATTCCCTAAACTATTTAATAGTTTTTCCTTCCAATATTCTTTTTCATCAGAGTTGATTTTTTTTAAAATCAATTCTCTAAAAGCCTCTATAAAAGCTTTATATGGAATGTCTTTTCTTAATTTTTCAAATTTACCTGATATCAAAACCCCATTATTCTCCATAGATGACAAATTAGCTTCATTTACTAAAGAAGTTTTTCCTATTCCTGGATGTCCTCCTATGAACAAAACTTCAAAATTCCCTTTTGAAATTTTATTATAGCTATCTTTAATAGCCTCTATCTCTTTTTCTCTTCCATAATATTTATTAGATATTAAAAATTTATCTGTAATATCATTTTTCCCTATTTCAAATCTGTTTATAAATCCATTTTCTGCAATATCAGAAATACATTTTTCTAAATCAAATAATATTCCTTCATAACTTTGATATCTATCTTCTGGATTTTTATTTAATAATTTTAAAATTATATCTGAAATTATTTCAGGTATTCCAATAGAGATATCATTTAATTTTAATGGCTTTTTCGCTAAATGAAAATATATTATTTCTGATGGAACATTTGAAATTATTGGCATTTTTCCTGCTAACATTTCATAAAATATAATACCAAATGAATAAAAATCACTCCTATAATCAACACTTCTTGCTAATCTTCCCGTTTGTTCAGGAGATATATATGGCAAAACCATAAGTGGAAAATCAATTTCCTCTAAAGCATTATAAACCTTAAAATCAACTTTAAAATTAAATTCAAAATTCAAAATTTTCATCTCATTGGTTACCAAATTATACATTATTGAATATGGAGTAATTAACTTATTAATATTATTTATATTACTTATATTACTTATATTTTTAGAAATAGATAATATTTTTATTGCAACTTTTAAAAATTTATCTATATTTAAAAATATTTTTTTATCTACATCTTTTAATAATACTCCTTCGAAATTTTCCATAGTGAAATAATCTATATTTTCTTTTGTTACATAATCAATTGGTTTTATTATATCATCTACTTCTTCAGATGATTTTTTTAATAAATTGTACTCATCTTTAAGTTTCATCTCTTCTTTTTTGTTATCTGATTTTTCCAACAATTTTATCAAAATTCTTTTATTCTCCACATTATCCCATACTCTATATATTTTAATATTTTTAAGTTCCCAGATTTTCTCTTTTATTTCATATCTATTATCTAACATCTCCATAATATCTCCTCTCTAAAACAAAGGGCTATTCAGTGCCAAATTTTGTTTCTATACAATAATTTCTAATGTAATTTTAAATACTTTTCAGACCTCATCTCCACCCCTTCTCCCAATGTCGTCAAGTTAATGACAATTTATAATTTTATATCGGGTTTGCCAACGGCAAAACCCCTACATTATAAAATAAATTAATACTGTAGGGGCTTGCCGTTGGCAAGCCCAGTTCTTAGCTTGATGACATTGCCCCTTCTCCTCTCTTAGGAGAAGGGAGCAAAACAACAAACCCAATATCCACACTATAGTTTCCTCCTAAGTTAGGAGAAAACGACAACAAGGAATGAGGTCTGTTAGCATAAATTATTCTTGTAAGGGCAATTCATGAATTGCCCCTACACAAAAGCTAGATATTTTCAATTCTTTACTCTTTTTTAGAAAAAATCAAATCTTCTATTTTAAATGTCATATCTATCCCTAACATTTTTTCCCAATTTTTTCTTGTTTGATAATCCAAATTATATATATTATTAAGCTCAAGATAACAAGACAAATCACATTGGTTACAATCACAACTATCATCAAAACTACTTACCATACAGGTATTATCCTGCTCTCCTGCACTATTAACTGTTGTTAGCAGCCAATAATCACACTTTTTTTTCTTTCCTACACTTTTTAATGTTTTATATGAATTAAAAATATTATATCCCTCTTTTTTTAATTTCATAATAAATTCTGCACTTTCTATCTTTTCTTCTTTGCTCATAGAAGAAACGTCTGTACTTTTATATCCATATAACCAATTAAAATATATTGGAAACTCTTTAAATTCTTCCACAAATTCTTTTATATTATACTGATTAAAAGAGTTTATCATTGATAAAATAACTATATTTTTATCTCTGTTAGCTAATATATTCTTTTTTATAATATTATAAATATTTTCTCCTCTTACTTTTTCATGAAACTCTTTAGTGCCATCAACACTTATCCAAACTGTATCTGAATTAATATGTGAAAAATCATTCACTCCATTAGTAATAGTAATCGTATACAATTTTAACAATTTACTATAATTAATAATCTCTTTAATATCTTTTCTTAATGTAGGTTCTCCTCCTTCAAAAACTACAATTTTTATTCCACTTTTCTTTAATTCCAATAACTTACTTTTCCATTCTTGTGTTGATAAAACTCTATTTTTTTCACTTCTTATAGAAGGATTACACATTTTACAGTTCAAATTACATACATTTATAATTTTTATATTTGCTACAATAGGAGATTTTATCCCTAATCTCCATTTTATTTGCCTATGAATTAAAGACATATCCATATTTAATAACCCCTTTACATTATTTTTTCAATTGAATCTATTATTCTTGAGACAGTCCCTTCCAATTTATCGCTCAATTCTTCTTTTAACCATTTAATATCTTCAACAGTAAATATCTTTTTCAAAATATCAAATTCTAAATTTTTAATTAATTCTACAATTATTGAAATAATATCTTCTGTTGTTATTGTAAGCGTAAATGTTTTTTCGCAATATATAAATCCAATTTTATTAAAAAGAAGAATTATTTTATCCAATAATTCTGTATCTCCAATTGATAAAATTCTCGTAGCTACCTTATTAAAAAGTATTTGGAATTTTTCATCTGTTTTTAATCCAATTAAAGAGTCTAACGTATCTTTATCAAATTCATTTTTTTCAAAAGCAGTTATCAAATTTCTAGCATATCTTTTATAATTTTTTACAATAAATGCAAATCCCCACCCACAAGGTGTTGTCCAACATGCAGCATCTCCTACAAATGTTACATTGTCTTCTGCTATATATTGTGATACTCCACCTGATGGATACCATCCATATTTTATTTCTTGAATTTCGCAATCATTATATTTTGACATAACTTTTTTTTCTTTCATTACTTCATTAAAAGTATCTTTCATTATGTCAAATGAAACCTGACTATCTTTCAAAAAAAGTATTAACGGAAATGAACTATTTTCATCTAAAACTTCATATTCAAACACTGGCCTGCCTTCATTAAGTGATGTACTAACATCTGGATTAGTGTTTTTAAATGTCTGCCAAAACATATAATCTCCAACTTTCATATCTTGAGGAATTCCATCTTTATGTTTCATTATTGCTCCATATACAGACCACCAATAAAGTTTTTCATCTTTCAAATGATATTTTTCTCTTATTAACGAATCATATCCAGAAGCATCTACTAATAATTTAGATTCAAAATTTCCTTTAGTTGTATGTATAGTTACTGGATACTCTTTTTCTTTTTCTACTTGATGATCTAAATAATTACATTCCAACAATATCTCAGAACTGTTTTTTGTAATTATTTCACCCCAGTATTCCAGTACCTCATGTTCTTTTATATAAAGATATCCACCCTCTAATTCACTTTCCCATGCTTTATCTTTAACTCCTGTAAAAGTATCCGCCAAAAATCTTTTTACTCCAGGATAAGTATATTCTAAAATATCACCTGCTTCTCCAATATCACAAACTTCTTTTGGTACAAACCAAGACTTTGTAGTTTTTGAAATAGAAGATTTCCCATCAACCACCAATACTTTAAGCTCTTTAGATAATTCTGAGGCAACAGATAATCCTGCAGGACCTGCCCCCACTACTATTACATCATATTTTTTAATTTCTAACATAAATTTTTCACTCCCCTTTTATTTTAATTTTATACTTTTAATTTTAACACATAAATTTAGAATAATCAAAATTTCATTTTTTAATACAAAAGACGAACATTTTAGTTCGCCCCATAAATAAATTATATCAAAATTTCTTTTTCACTTCATCAATCTCCTATTCCCCTTTTATATATTGCATCTGTACATCATGCAGTGTTATTGCTCCTGCTGTCACAGCGACTATATTCTCTGAACCAGGAGAAGGTTGATACATTCCAGGAGACTTTACACTTATTTGACTTTTACCTTCTGGAATCCCATATAAAGTATATTTCCCATTAGTATCTGCTACTGTAAATTGATACTCCTTACTCCCCTCTTGGCCCCATACAACTAAAGAATGTCCACACAATTCTTTATTAAATCCACTTATTCCACCTTTAATCGTTCCATATTTTATTGTTGTATCTTCTCTTATTTCAACACTCACTTCTTTATTACTTGAAAGATTTATCCTTCCAGTAGAATATGCTGTATAGCCATCTTTAAAAGCATATATATTGATATTTCCACCTGGAATTTTATCAAATACAAAGACTCCATTTGAATCTGTAACTTTCTTAAAACTTTCTCCAGAAAAAACTCCATTTACAATTACAGTTACCCCTTCTAAAATTTTCCCTGTATTATCTCTAGCTACTCCATTTATAGAATAAATTTTATCAGAGGCCTTTGGTGTTAAATATCCTATTAAATTTTTCTGTCCATAACTAAATACAGATACTCCAGTTTCTCCATAATACCCATCTTTCTTCATACTATATCCATCTCCAGAGGCTTTTGGTATAATATAAGGTTGAGTCTCGCTATCTCTTACTAGCGGGAAATATCCATCATTGTCAGTTACAAACGTTACATCTTGAACTCTTATTGTTACTTGTCCTAAAGTTTGATTGGTTAATATATCTTTAACATATCCCTCTATTATTCCCACTTTTTTCACTTCTGGAAATCCGCCAAAACATCCTCCTAAAGTAATTGATAATATTATAACTAAAATTATTTTTTTTCCCATTTTACTCATTTATCACACCTCTTCTATTTATATATTTCCCTTCTATTATAATCGAATTTTAAAAAAAAAACTTGAGAGCAAATACTCTCAAGTTTTAAATTATTTAACTGTTATACCTATTGTTGCTGTTCCAATATTACCATTTACATCTGTAACTGTTAATGTAGCAGTATAACTTCCTGCAGTTGAATATGTATGTTCAGGACTTGCAGAACCATTTGGAGCCGTTCCATCTCCAAAATTCCATGAATATGATTTTATCATATAATTATCACTTGAACCACTTCCATCAAAAGCAATCCTACCGCCTACACTTATAGTGGTTATTCCATCTCTTACTCCTGCTATAGCCACTGGAGCTATTGTATCTTGTACTGTAATCAGTATCGTTGCAGTTGCAGGCCCATTGTTACTCATATCATTGACCTGTAATGTAACTTTATAAATTCCTGGTTTATCATATGAATGATGTATTATTCCGCCAGGTACAGATTCATCTACTCCATTAGCACTATCAAAATCCCATGAATAATATCTTATTTTATCATTATCAGTTGAACCAGTTCCATCAAATACTATATCTTCTCCAATTTCCACTGTAGTTTTAGAAGCTGAGATCACTGCTACTGGTGGCACAGTATCATCTACCGTTATGACATCTCCATATCTAGGGAGATTATCCGTCAAAACTTCTTTTGATATATCATCATATCCTGTTGCTTCTCCTGAAATTATTATATCTCCTAACAAATCTGTTCCATCACCAATATTTTCTCTTAATTTATAATATCCAGTTAAAGTCAATACACTTCCTTTTAACAAAATTGTATTATCTCTTATTGTCGTATCTGTTAAAGTCCATCTATCTGATACATCTACTCCGTTTTGTGTAAATACTGCTTTTATACTTGTTATTTTCACATCTTCATTCCCACTGTTTTCTAAATCAAATTTTATAGGTATTCCATCTCTTCCAGGTTTTACATTCTCCCAATCACAATAAACATTTTTAAGAGCCAAAGCTCCTGGCAATTTTATATCCACAGTATAATTTTTTTCTAAATCACAAATTGTAGCTTCATTTGTATTTTGATTTATAGGTGTTTCTACTACTTTAAATTTCACACTTCCTATTCTTGGAACTGTAGGTGCATTTAATTTCCAAATAGCTTTTTGTCCAACAGGAACAACTTTTTCAATTGTCTCTCCCGCAGCTAATTTCAAATCTGCAACACTTGATATATCTATTGCTACTTTTACATTCCCAGAAACTACATTACTATTTGCATTATTTGCTATTGCATACATAGAAAATTCTTTTCCTGTTCTTAATAATCCATCATTTCCACCATAATTATCTGTTTCTATACCAACTTCTAAGTTTAATTTTGATTTTTCCTGTACAGTTAATGGAATCACTTTTTCCGTACTAACAAAACTTATCTCTTGTTTTGTTTTGCTATCCACAGGCTTTTTAGTTATTTTTAATTTTATATTCCCAACTATTGGAATTTTACTAGCTTTCAATGTCCATGTCATTTGCTTGTTCATTGTTAATGTTGTTTTTGAAACCCCAGATAATAATGTTATTCCATCTAAATCAGACAAATCTAATTCTATTTCTCCTTGAGTAGAAAATGTTAATTCTCCATTATAATTTACAATTCCATATACTGTAAATTCTTGTTCTGTCTCAACTACTCCATCTTTTGCTCCCTCAGGAGAAGCAATCCATAAATTTAAACTTCCAGTCCCTTTAGCTAATACTTTCACTGTATCCAAAACTTCTGCTCCACTGTCGCTTATTTTCAGCCCAAAACTATTACTCAATATCGCATTTACAGTTGCGTCACAAAATACGTCTCCTGTTGTTGCTGTTGAAGCTAAATTATACCTTTTTGATATAGTTCCTAATCCCCCTGCTGGTATTGTAGTTAATCTATCTGAATCCCCTGTGGCTTGCCACTCTGACGACACATCTGTCCCATCTGGTTTATAAAATTTACCAACTAAAGATTTTATTGATACCTCTACACTAGTATAGTTTTGTACAGTATATCTAATTAATATGTTTGATTGTCCTGGTGCAACTGTTTCATAAACTGCATCTACACTTTTCAACTTAACTTTTGCTTTGCTAGAGTCCACTACTGTAAAAGCTGGACTTTGAACTCCTGTTGAAGCTCCATTTTCTCCTAAAAATTCTACTTTTGTATTTGCATACATTAATTTTGTATAAAAATTTCCTTCTATTGTTCCAGGTAATATTGTATAAGTTTCTGTAAAAGTTATTGTAGAGTTCGCTGCTATTTTATCTGGCATATCTGTATTTGTAATTGTAAAACTTTCGTTTTTATCATTTGTTGTTACATATCCAGGTGTTGTATTAAATACAGGTTTCGTTAATAAAGAATACTCTTTATCGCTTGAATTTGTTAAATTATATATAACTTTTATCGAATCTCCAATATTATAACTTGATTTATCTGTTTTCACATAATTTAATTTAACATCAATGTTTTGAGTTGTATTTGTAGTTGTAAATTGATAAATAGCACTAGAGTTTGATATTTTACCCGTTTTTTTATTATATGCACTTACAGAAAAAGTATACTTTACCCCCTCTTTTAAACTTGAATAATATAACTTTTTATTTGACACATACTCATCAGATTCCAATATATTTTCCGCTACGCTATTTCCTTCTCCCTGCAAGTCATAATGATATAAAAAATCATCTGAACTATATCCATCCTGTGAAGCTAAAAATTGAAATACTACAGATGTAGATGCCCCTGATATAGGTGGCTTACTTAATATTCTAATTATAAGATTACTGTCTTTTCCACCAGAACTAATCACATCTTTTGTTGTTATTTGACTCTGATCTGTATTTGTTGTAACAGTATTTAATTTATTACTACTATCGCTAGAAAAACATCCTCCAAAACTAAAAACTAATAAAAATAACAACACTCCTTTTTTCCACATAATAATCTCCCCCTAAAAATATAAAATCCATATCCAAAATATCCTTGTTTATGAACAGCTTAAAAATAACTTCCATATTTATTTTTTAAAAGTTCTTTAAACCATTTCTTATTATAAAATTCTAGAATACCATTCATTAAATATCCTTTATCTTTACTCCTAATTTATCGACATATTTTCTATTTTCTTAATTGAAAAATATAATAGTATCTACAAATTTTTTCAATTAATTTTAATATATTTATTTTGTTATGTACCTTACATAACATATTTACGATTATAACTCAAAAATGTAATTTTCTAAAACTATATTTTTATTCATCAGTATTAATCTATGTTTATCTCATGGTTTTAAAAAATTTTTTCTTTGTGTAACTTTGCGTTCTTCTTTCTTTGTGCTGAAATTATTTTTCTAACAAAAAATAAAAAAAACAGGAAAATTTCCTGTTTATAATTTAAATTTTAATTTATGGAGGCGACGAGCGGATTTGAACCGCTGAATAAGAGTTTTGCAGACTCCTGCCTTACCACTTGGCCACGTCGCCATAAAAGTGGTGCCCAGACGCGGAATCGAACCACGGACACGGGGATTTTCAGTCCCCTGCTCTACCGACTGAGCTATCTGGGCATAATCTAAAAAAAAAAAGCCAAAAGGCCTTGTGTATCAATGGCGGGGCCGACGAGGGTCGAACTCGCGACCTCTGGCGTGACAGGCCAGCGCTCTAACCAAACTGAGCTACGACCCCAAGGTATAAATGGTGGGAACAACAGGGCTCGAACCTGTGACCCCCTGCTTGTAAGGCAGGTGCTCTCCCAGCTGAGCTATGCTCCCTTTATCGCAAAATGATTATACTATATATCTTAATCTTTATCAATACAGCTTACACCTAGTTTTGACACTATACAAGAGATTATTTCTTTATACACTGTTTTTCGCTCTATTTCTTACGATACATATATTTACACATAGATAAAACTTTTGCTGCTTTTATCTATATTATCACTTTTATTAATAAAAAAAGAAGCTATCTTAAATATTATTTAAAATAGCTTCTTTTTATTTATTTTATTTTAATTTACTTTTTAAATCTTCATCCAAAATTTCAACTTTTACTTTTGGTCCTAATTCTTTTTTTAATTTAGATATTTTATCAGCAACTTTTTCATTTAAAAAATTATAAATAACTTCATCTTTTTTCTCCTCTAAAGTAGCTGCTTTAAATGGAGTATAACCTGTAAGATTTAATATATAATCCCCTTTATCTGTAGATATTACTTTAAAATCTCCTTTTTTCATTTTAAATAGTTCTTCAGTTAATTTTTTATCGTATCCTACACCAGCTATATATCCACCTTTT is a window from the Haliovirga abyssi genome containing:
- a CDS encoding radical SAM protein; this translates as MDMSLIHRQIKWRLGIKSPIVANIKIINVCNLNCKMCNPSIRSEKNRVLSTQEWKSKLLELKKSGIKIVVFEGGEPTLRKDIKEIINYSKLLKLYTITITNGVNDFSHINSDTVWISVDGTKEFHEKVRGENIYNIIKKNILANRDKNIVILSMINSFNQYNIKEFVEEFKEFPIYFNWLYGYKSTDVSSMSKEEKIESAEFIMKLKKEGYNIFNSYKTLKSVGKKKKCDYWLLTTVNSAGEQDNTCMVSSFDDSCDCNQCDLSCYLELNNIYNLDYQTRKNWEKMLGIDMTFKIEDLIFSKKE
- a CDS encoding PKD domain-containing protein, whose translation is MWKKGVLLFLLVFSFGGCFSSDSSNKLNTVTTNTDQSQITTKDVISSGGKDSNLIIRILSKPPISGASTSVVFQFLASQDGYSSDDFLYHYDLQGEGNSVAENILESDEYVSNKKLYYSSLKEGVKYTFSVSAYNKKTGKISNSSAIYQFTTTNTTQNIDVKLNYVKTDKSSYNIGDSIKVIYNLTNSSDKEYSLLTKPVFNTTPGYVTTNDKNESFTITNTDMPDKIAANSTITFTETYTILPGTIEGNFYTKLMYANTKVEFLGENGASTGVQSPAFTVVDSSKAKVKLKSVDAVYETVAPGQSNILIRYTVQNYTSVEVSIKSLVGKFYKPDGTDVSSEWQATGDSDRLTTIPAGGLGTISKRYNLASTATTGDVFCDATVNAILSNSFGLKISDSGAEVLDTVKVLAKGTGSLNLWIASPEGAKDGVVETEQEFTVYGIVNYNGELTFSTQGEIELDLSDLDGITLLSGVSKTTLTMNKQMTWTLKASKIPIVGNIKLKITKKPVDSKTKQEISFVSTEKVIPLTVQEKSKLNLEVGIETDNYGGNDGLLRTGKEFSMYAIANNANSNVVSGNVKVAIDISSVADLKLAAGETIEKVVPVGQKAIWKLNAPTVPRIGSVKFKVVETPINQNTNEATICDLEKNYTVDIKLPGALALKNVYCDWENVKPGRDGIPIKFDLENSGNEDVKITSIKAVFTQNGVDVSDRWTLTDTTIRDNTILLKGSVLTLTGYYKLRENIGDGTDLLGDIIISGEATGYDDISKEVLTDNLPRYGDVITVDDTVPPVAVISASKTTVEIGEDIVFDGTGSTDNDKIRYYSWDFDSANGVDESVPGGIIHHSYDKPGIYKVTLQVNDMSNNGPATATILITVQDTIAPVAIAGVRDGITTISVGGRIAFDGSGSSDNYMIKSYSWNFGDGTAPNGSASPEHTYSTAGSYTATLTVTDVNGNIGTATIGITVK
- a CDS encoding carboxypeptidase-like regulatory domain-containing protein, which produces MSKMGKKIILVIILSITLGGCFGGFPEVKKVGIIEGYVKDILTNQTLGQVTIRVQDVTFVTDNDGYFPLVRDSETQPYIIPKASGDGYSMKKDGYYGETGVSVFSYGQKNLIGYLTPKASDKIYSINGVARDNTGKILEGVTVIVNGVFSGESFKKVTDSNGVFVFDKIPGGNINIYAFKDGYTAYSTGRINLSSNKEVSVEIREDTTIKYGTIKGGISGFNKELCGHSLVVWGQEGSKEYQFTVADTNGKYTLYGIPEGKSQISVKSPGMYQPSPGSENIVAVTAGAITLHDVQMQYIKGE
- a CDS encoding lycopene cyclase family protein; translated protein: MLEIKKYDVIVVGAGPAGLSVASELSKELKVLVVDGKSSISKTTKSWFVPKEVCDIGEAGDILEYTYPGVKRFLADTFTGVKDKAWESELEGGYLYIKEHEVLEYWGEIITKNSSEILLECNYLDHQVEKEKEYPVTIHTTKGNFESKLLVDASGYDSLIREKYHLKDEKLYWWSVYGAIMKHKDGIPQDMKVGDYMFWQTFKNTNPDVSTSLNEGRPVFEYEVLDENSSFPLILFLKDSQVSFDIMKDTFNEVMKEKKVMSKYNDCEIQEIKYGWYPSGGVSQYIAEDNVTFVGDAACWTTPCGWGFAFIVKNYKRYARNLITAFEKNEFDKDTLDSLIGLKTDEKFQILFNKVATRILSIGDTELLDKIILLFNKIGFIYCEKTFTLTITTEDIISIIVELIKNLEFDILKKIFTVEDIKWLKEELSDKLEGTVSRIIDSIEKIM